GGCTTCTCCATTATAAAGGCTTTCATTAGGACTGGAATGAATGATTAATGACTTGTTAATTGCACGATTTAGAAGCTTCCTCTGGCATTTCCGAGATGAATTTGGAGTTATATTTATCAGCTTGCTGAAAAGAATGCTGTCAAAATGAAAGCAATGTTCATAGCAAAATGGGAAGACAAAATTTTGCGAAAGATGTTACGGAAATGTTACCCACCAAGACACAGGTGTCAGCAACAACTGAATGAAGTTTCTGGCTTTCTGACTCGACATACATATAATATTTCACACAATCACAGGAAGAGTCAAAGGGAAATATTACTTATATTTGTGGAGCTGACAACTCCAACCTTAGGTCTTGAAGTTTTAGGGTGAGGTTTACATCAGTTATTAAAACCTTCTCTTAAACCGAACTAatgtcaatttaaaaaaaacatgcaaCTAATTAAAGAGGAAGCTccagtgcaataaaaaaaatagctgCTTGATTTATTAAAAAGGGAGAAAAAAGCCATCGAAATCTACTTCGCAAAGAATTACCGACTGAAAAGAGATAATGGTCCTGTATAAAATGTTACTATGTAAGAATTATGCATGCTACAACAATATGATCAGGGAGTCAACATGAgattatgcgtgtgtgtgtgtgattgtatagtcttgattttttttttcttttagactgTACTCTTCATTAGGTTTTTAGAATGACACATTTGCCAGCCCGATAAACAATATACAAGGGTGGAGACTATATTAAGGCATTCAAATACCACCTTATGGCCATTTGTCAATGCAAACCAATGAACAACACAGTCGGTTTAAATAGGATACTAAATACACCAAGAGGATAATTACAGGTCTGACAATAATGTCGGACACATGCAAATACTGAATGTGGTAAAATCTAAGGGCACGTGATTTTTGGACATGGTTGACTTGCTTGCCCTTGGCAAGAGGCAGCATCTTTAGGGTCACATGAATATGGAAATCACTCCTACGTTACCATAATCAAGAATGTTTAGTCAGAAAACAATGCACTCTGCCATATACAATGTAGGAGGGGTCATGTCTAACACTATGTCGAACAGCTGGCTAAAAAATTACATACATTTTGTAAAGCCAGTATACACCAAGCTTACTTCATGAAAATAAGTCTAGGGCCATATTTCAAACCCAATAAATACCCTGGGTATCTGGGTAAAACATACTGAAAAACATCAACATTTATCTTCTTCGGTAAGAAATACTATAATGGTGCCTAAATAACGCCATTCAACACAACAGTGAATTGCTGCCATTTTGTGTCCAGCTACGATGGTTAATGCCAAAAGTTCAATCTAACACCTTCTTGTGCTCTTGATTAGATTATATAGAAATATTATTGTTCAAgaaatgttgcttttcttttccTTTTATTGCATTTTGATACCTTGGAGGACAAAGTTttcaaatacaaaaaataaaattgcaGTTTGAAGCTGGAAGGTGGAGGTGGGatcaaacaaaataaaaaataggcaCTTTGGGAAAATGGAAAATTTCCCAAACTTTATCTTACTTAAAACTTAAAGCTGCCCTGAAGCCACTTCGtaataaaaaagtaataaataCAAGTTGAACATGAAATATCAAGgtttatatataaatatttataaaaGCAAAAAGAGAAGAGAAACCAATAAAATCTACAAATAAAAGCAAAACACTACAAGCTCAAATGGCTTTGGACATGGAAAAACTTAAATTATTATTGCTTATTGGGTTTTACCCTTTGATTATTTCGGAATTgacatttttccttgatgaaaattcAGCTTTTTATATAAAAGATCTTTTGGCCTAAAATAGCCAAAACTGGGTAAAGTCAGATGCTTCACTTCCCGCACTTTTAGCAACTGGGTGAAGTTGTGATGGGACTATGAAGATAAGGAAGGCTGCTGGTAGCTGCTACTGATACTGGAAAGCTGAAGACAAAAGGAGATGTCGGCGACGAGGAATTTTTACTACGTTCTAAAAGAGTAGCCGAAGGACTGGCAGCCTCTGTAGCGCACGTAGTGGTCAAGACCTGAGATTCAAACTGTAACAACTGTCCCATGAAACTAAAGTTCGGAGAGATTATGCTCCTGCGCTGCTTCACGAACTCAAAGGCTTCTTCCAATTTTACTCTTTTCTTCATCATTAGGTAGGCCAAACAGATTGTGGCAGAACGAGAAATGCCAGCATGGCAATGCACAAGTACACGTCCCAGATTAGTTTTCACTGAAtctgaaaaaataaatacaaaaacaagCAACTTTTAATCATTGGCAAAAACAACATGTAAAGCGCTGACCTTTCCTTACAAATGTTTCTATAGTTCTTTTGCAGACATTCATTAAAATATAAATATCTGTTCAGCAGTATTGCTATATTAAACATTAACCGATTATGGAATTTCTTGTTATTTTTTAAGGGAGTTTCACTAACCAGTTTCCTGTCCCTTACGATACCATTCTAGCAATTTCCTTTACAAACTTGTAATCTGCACTATTTAGATTTTTGAATTTATATTGTAATTCTTGCCAACAAagtattatgtattttttttttattacacagtACATAGAATGAGACTATTGGGCTATCTCTATATGCAATTCATGacttaataaattaaaaaaaaaaaagaaactttttGTGGCAAGAGGAAACCAATTCTTATATATCCACTTACCAATATATTCTATTGCTTCCATGAACCAAGAGCTAATGTCCGCTTTATGATTATCTTCTACGGGTATACATTTATACTGAAAGTGACCTTCAAAATGGTTGGGGCAATCAGAAGATACATTCAGTAAGGCGGTGATACCTAAGGCATCCAACATATCTCTTCGGGCAGCATGATATGCACTGCCAAGGTAAAGGAACGGCAAGATCTCTACTGGACCACCCTgttcaaaacagaaaaaaatgagaaTATTAATATGATATTTCAGCAACTATGTCACCTCAAAGTCCTTTTTAAGATTTGCTTAAATTTTTACTGACATGGGAAAAAACATGAAACCTAGAAGTGACTTATGCAGGCAAGTCATCTTGTATCTTACTGAGAAAACAAGAGTAATGCAGGCCATACACAATAGATAGCAATAGGCTGAGCGATCATCTagctcagtgttccccaagttcggtcctcaagagccaccaacgggtcatattTTTAGGATTGCTTTAgcattgcccaggtgagaattccatcatctagacaggcactaattccatcacctgggccatactaaggaaatcctgaaaacatgacctgttggtggctcttgaggaccgaacttggggaacactgatctagctgAAATCTCTCTTGACTTCCCTAAACACAGGAATGCTTGGCTCAGCCCCAATAAAAAGGGCAAATTAATTCTAACTGCATGTCCTCAACATCACTTGTTGGGGAACACTCAAGAGGCCCCCACACACACATAAGATGGTTGGCCGATCCTGCTGAAATTGATGTTCTTCCAACTTCTAACATGTATGGGGGGCCTTTAGTCTCCACCTGATCTGTTCGATTTTTGTCTTTTGTCATTGGTTTAACAATCATTACATCTGAGGATGTAGTGGTGTGCAGTGCATTCCTCATTTGCACCATTTTAAAACTTGTTGCTCACtagtattttaacaaaaaaaaggtaACAATTTTGCTTATTGTGTAGAGCATTTGTACATTGTACATAAATTATTCATCATGGTTACCTGATCATGTAGTGGCGTTGTACATGAACTGAAGCCTGTTTCAGCAGGTTGAATGCTGGTAGAGGCAGGTAGTGAAATACTGTTTATGGATTTGGATTTTGCACAGAATTCTGGATACTCAGATTGAAATCTCTCATATCCTCCTgcaacacaaaaacaaaacaaaacactgtTTAAAAAGCTATTGCAACTCAGGAGAAACCAAATTGGATGTGCCAATATAGCTTTACTACATAGAAATGGCAGATACTAAAATAACGTCTTATAAAAAGATTATCTAATGACAAATGGAGCGGAGGGCTGCAATTACCGTATTTTGCAAAGGATGAAGCAAAAACGATCTGAGAAAGGTTGAACTGCTTGAACTTATGTCTCTTTTTCCAAGTAAGTAAATATGAAACCTTATTTAACGACAATAAAGTTATAGCACCAGGATACCATATTATTAACCCAAAatgtcaagtgttttttttttttattttttagaacagGTATAACAGTATAGAGAAAAAAATATGGATAATTCATAAACtggatatatagaaaaaaaaaaaatcaacagaattGGTGGGAGCTATAAAAAACAATTGTGTTGACTGTATATTCACTAATGGACAGCTACACAAAGAGCTGGCTATGCTTTGATGAGGCATATCACAAGAAATCAAGAGGTCCACCTTAGACAATAGGTAACTGCACAAATTAAACAAGAGTGCATACCACAGATAATGCTGTGGTTTTGCATGACCATTAATAAGAcatcttaaaggtaccttcacacataacgatatcgttaacgatatcgttgctttttgtgatgtagcaacgatatcgttaaggaaatcgttctgagtgacagcgaccaacgatcaggcccctgctgggagatcgttggtcgctgaggaaagtccagaactttatttcgtcgctggactccctgcagacatcgctggatcggcgtgtgtgacaccgatccagcgatgtcttcactggtaaccagggtaaacatcgggttactaagcgcagggccgcgcttagtaacccgatgtttaccctggttaccagcgtaaaagttaaaaaaacaaacactacatacttacctaccgctgtctgtccccggcgctctgcttctctgcactcctcctgcactggctgtgagcgtcggtcagccggaaagcagagtggtgacgtcacctctctgctttccggccgctgtgctcacagccagtacaggaggagtgcagagaagcagagcgccggggacagacagcggtaggtaagtatgtagtgtttgtttttttaacttttacgctggtaaccagggtaaacatcgggttactaagcgcggccctgcgcttagtaacccgatgtttaccctggttacccggggacctcgggatcgttggagagctgtctgtgtgacagctctccagcgaccaaacagcgacgctgcagcgatcgacatcgttgtcggtatcgctgcagcgtcgctgagtgtgaaggtacctttactgtcagCAAAAGATGAGCCAGGACTGCTACACTGTCAATCTGTGACTATATCCAAGGATTTTAATATACAGTCCTTTGAaaataatgtctttttttttttttttttaataaagcaaTCTGATTGGAGACTAGACATGATGGGATCAGGTGCAAGGAAAGATGGCCATGGTGACACTTAAACTACCGTACTTTTTCATTATCGAGATGTTAATTTGCCTCACTGGTGAGAATTTAAAGGACTTGTCCACCTTTGGGAGACAATATTTCTCTGAATTTTTTTGGCACAAAATACAAGCATTTTTTTGTAATCGGGTCACTTAAATTTTGCACCATTGGTGTTTTAGAGGCTTTGTTTCCCTACACATTCAACTTTGACGTCGTCTATAGTCATAAATAAGcttagaggagctcagaaaaaaagacaaaaacaaccTCTGGGACAGACCCTCACAGCTTGAGCTCACTGATGGACTCCTTTTGCAGCCAACAATAAACTGTGGAACACAGACTATAGTAAGCAAATGATGGAGCATTTTTCATGAAACCAAAGCGCAAAAATTATGTTAACCtaaatatatatatgcacataactATAAGTATATGTAGATTCACAATATACAGAATCCCTCAAAACATGTAACCAAAAGGtggaaagaaagaacaaaaatatatATCTAAAATATAGAGCCAGAATCTAGTGAAATaaacaaaatcacattgtatgatttttaaataattaaattatatcttattgcatgaaataagtatttgatcacctaccaaccagcaagaattccgaCTCTCTCagacctgtttttttttctttaagaagccaccctactctgcactcattagctgtattaattgcacctgtttgaatgcgctaccagtataaaaagacacctgtccacacaaactccaacctctccaccatgaccaagaccaaagagttgtctaaagacaccagggacaaaattgtagacctataCAAGCCTGGGATGAACTACAGGCTAATAGACAAGCAGTTTGATGAAAAGGGAACACAAGATAACTGtccatcttccttggtctggggctccatgcaagatctccccTCAAGTGGCAAGGATGGTTCCCAGAAGGATCAGAAATCAGCCCAAaaatacacaggaggacctggtcaaggatctgaagagagctgggaccagggTCTCAAAGATTACTGTTAGTAatacactatgccatcatggattaaaatcctgcagggcacgtaaGGTCCCCCCGCTCACACCAACACATGTCCagacccatttgaagtttgccaatgaccatctaaaggatccagaggaggcatgggagaaggtaatttcgtcagatgagaccaaagtagaactttttggtatccactcaacttgccgtgtttggaggaagaaggatgagtacaaccccaagaacattaTCCCAAACATGAAGAATGGTGGGGTAACctactttggggatgcttttctgcaaaagggGACAGGATGAAGGCACCGTATTGAAATGacaatggatggggtcatgtatggcaagattttggccaacgacctccttccctcagtaagaacattgaagatgggtcgtggctgggtcttccagtagCACAATGACcgtaacacacagccagggcaactaaggaatggCTATGTAAGAACCATTTCAAGGTCCTTAAGTGGCCTAGCTAGACTCTTGACTCGAacccaataaaaaaagaaaaaaaaaaaaaaatctttggagggagaggaaactcaatgttgcccagccactgtctcgaaacctgaaagatcgtgagaaaatctgtatggaggactgggccaaaatccctgctgcagtgtgccaACCAGGTCAAGAACAACAAGAAATGTCTGCCTTCTAAATGCAAACaagggtttctgtaccaaatattatgttctgttcattgtatcaaatacttatttgatgcaataaaatgcaaatttattatgtaaaaatcatacaatatgattttatggatttttttttttttaaaaggttctgtcgctcacagttgaagtgtatctaggATGACATGTGTACTTTATAAATAACTATATCAAGAATAATGTAATAGTGTACTTTTCCATCGCCACAAAGCATCAAACATGTAAATGTATGCTTCATCCAAAACGGGTTGCTTGGTTTCTAATAAATGCTAAACTTGCGCTGCAGATAAAGCATGGAAAGCTGTGTGCACATTTGTGAATGAACCGTAGGGAAAATCTGAGTGGGAGGCAAGATTAAAACCTCGGCTACAACTGGAAACACAAGCCCAGGAAGGAAGCGAAGCAGCTGCCttgttttaatttcccaagggtggcT
This region of Ranitomeya imitator isolate aRanImi1 chromosome 1, aRanImi1.pri, whole genome shotgun sequence genomic DNA includes:
- the DUSP4 gene encoding dual specificity protein phosphatase 4, whose translation is MLIMEELREMDCSVLKRLLKREAVYPGSHRSSGSGTCLLLDCRPFLAHSAGFIQGSVNVRCNTIVRRRAKGSVSLEQMLPAGSKDEEEVLRRLRSGLYSAVIVYDERSPRAESLREDSTVSLVVQALRKGADSADICLLKGGYERFQSEYPEFCAKSKSINSISLPASTSIQPAETGFSSCTTPLHDQGGPVEILPFLYLGSAYHAARRDMLDALGITALLNVSSDCPNHFEGHFQYKCIPVEDNHKADISSWFMEAIEYIDSVKTNLGRVLVHCHAGISRSATICLAYLMMKKRVKLEEAFEFVKQRRSIISPNFSFMGQLLQFESQVLTTTCATEAASPSATLLERSKNSSSPTSPFVFSFPVSVAATSSLPYLHSPITTSPSC